Genomic DNA from Gemmatimonadaceae bacterium:
GCTGGCGATGTGCCGCGGCACCTGGTGCTTCTACCTGCAGGCCGACGAGGTGGTGCACGAGGACGACCTGCCGGTGATCCGCGCCGCCTGCGAGCGCCTCAAGGACGACACCCGGGTGGAGGCGCTGCTCTTCGCCTACACGCACTTCTACGGGTCGTTCAGCGTGATCGCCACGTCGCACAACTGGTACCGCAACGAGGTTCGCATCGTCCGCAACGGCATCGGTGCGCGGAGCATCGGTGACGCGCAGAGCTTCATGGTGGCGGACCACAAGCCGCGCGTGGTGCGCAGCGGTGCCACGATCCTGCACTACGGCTGGGCCAAGCGTCCCGAGCGCATGGGGCGCAAGATGGCGCGCTTCCACTACTGGTACTACGGCGCCACCGAGGAGAAAACCGAGGATCCCACCTTCACGTTCCGCCAGATGTACGGCCTGCGCCCGTTCACCGGCTCACACCCGGCGCTCATGCGGCCGCTGGTGGACGCGCAGGACTGGGAGTTCACGCCGGTATTCAAGCCATCGGACTGGAACGCGAAGGACTGGAAGATGGTGCTGAGCCGCGCGGCCGAGCGACTCACCGGGCGCCGGTGGGGTGAGCGGAAGAAGTACCGTCTGCTCTGAATCCGCCCCTGGCCGGCGCTGTGCCCCCTCGGTGACGCGGGTCAGCGCCGCCGGCCGTTCTGGGGACGCTGCGGCACGGCGTCCTTCAGGTCGTCGGTCTGGTCCTCGAGCACCTTGTTCGCCTTCTCACGTTGCGACTCGTCGACGAGTGCCAGGCACAGTGCGATCTGCTCCGGCCGCCGCAGCATGAGCTGCTCGGCGACAGCCATCATGGCGCGCATCTGGTCGCCCAGGTGCATCATCTCTTCCTGGCTCGGCGGCTCACCGCCGCCACCCTGGTTCGGATTCTCGAGGCTGCGCGGCGGGTGGTAGTCGCGACGGACTGAGTCGTACCGCACCAGCAGGTCGGCATTGCGCTCGTAGAGCGTGGCGCGGAGCGTGGTGAGCTGTGCCACCTGCTCCTCGGTCAGCTTCAGCTTGCGTGCGTCCTGCAGCAGGGCATCGGCCGCGTTGAAGCGCTCGAGTTCCTTGGCGGTGGCGAACTTCGGCAAGCCGCGACGACCGGTGTTCTCGCTGATCGGTCCGCGCATGCCGCGCATCCCACCCATGCCCCCCATGCCCTGGGCGGCCAGCGTGGGCGGGAGCAGCGACAGCAGCAGCAGGACGTTGACGACTCGCATGGGCCCTCTTCCCGGCGGGGGGAACGTGGTGACAGGTCAGGGACAAGATACCCCGCTGCCACCCCGTCGCCTCAGCGGTGGCCTGGGGGCAGCCCGCCGGCGGGGTGCCCGGTGCCGACCGTCTCGGCGCCACTGCCATCAGGGGCGGTCGCGATCACCGCCGGAGGTCCATGTGCGCGCCCCCGCACCATCAGCCCCCGCAGCTCGTCGTCGTACCCGTAGATGTCGTCGTGGAAGGCCACGCTGCCATCGGCGCGCGCCTCGGCGGTGACGTAGAGCAGGTAGACGGGCACCGGGGCGGCCAGGTCGACGCGCGTCGGCGTCCGGCCCGCCATGGCGCGGCGCACGGCGGTGGAGTCCCAGCCCGCCACGCCGCGGAGGACGAGCCGCGCGAGTGCTTCCGGATCGGCGAGGCGGATGCAGCCGTGGCTGAGGTCACGGCGGATCCGTGCGAAGCCGGATTGCACAGGCGTGTCGTGCAGGTAGACGTCGAAGCGGTTCGGGAAGAGGAACTTCACGCGACCGAGCGAGTTGGTGCCGCCGGGGAGCTGACGGATGGACGCCCGGCCGGCGGAAACGGCCTGGACCGATGCACGGGTCATCGGCAGTAACCGGCCGCGCGCGCCGAGGATCTGGTAGTGGTTCAGCGTCAGCAGGTACGGATCGCGCATGCCGACCGGCACGAGCTCCTCGTTCGCGATGCTCGACGGCACGTTCCAATAGGGTGCGAACTCGATGAATCTGACGGAATCGGCGAGCACAGGCGTGCGGTGGCGCAGCGCGTCACCGACCACCACATCCATCACCAGCGCGTCGCTGGCGTCCTCGCTGGTGCGCCACGCCTCGAGGCGGTACGCGGGGATGTTGATGAAGATCGGCGGCGCGGCGAACCGGCGCGGCAGCCAGCGCCAGCGCTCCATGGCGAGGACGATGCGCGAGGCCTGCGCCTGTGACGCGGCATCGAGGCTCGCGCGATCGCGGTAGCCGGCAAGGGCCTGCTTGAGCAGGTGATAGGCCGCGTGCGGCGGTTCCTGCGCGTCGAGGAGCGTCTCCGGGGCGGTGGACCCGGCGATCGCGAGGAGGACGGCAGCGAGGTCGGTGGAATCCGGGGCGAGCGACAGCGTGAGGTGAGCGTCACTCGCCGCCACGCGCCCGGTGCGCAGCTCATGGAGCAGGCGCAGTGTCGCCGCGCTGAGCAGCGCGTCGAAGGCGGCGCGCTCTTCCGCGGTGGTCAGCCCGCTGGCGACGAGAGTCGCCAGCGACGCGCTGTCGTAGTGCTCCGGATCGAGGCCGCGTGCGGCGACACCGGAAATCGCGTGCAGCATCGCACGCGCCTCGTCGGTGATCGCGTCCTGGCGGAGCCAGATCGGCGCATGCCCGCGCCGGTCGTATGCGCGAGACAGCGAGGTGGCGAGATCCACGCCACCAGCCGCCGCGTCTCGCGTGCCCGATCGTGTGGCCTCCAGTGTGGCCAGCGGGACCGTGGAGCGATCACGCAGCATCCCCGCACGAACAGCCACGGCGGACTGCGCGGCGAGCGGGACCGCAGGCGTGGCGGCAAGGAGCACCACCGTGACCAGCATTCGTGCTGCAGCGCGCATCGAGACACCACCTGTCGAATCGGGCTGCACCCGGACAGGATGCTGACCCTCGACTGAGAATGGTCCATATGACGCGCGCGCGATATTGACCGTTGGTATGAATGCCGGTTGCATCGGCGGGGAGATCGGTGCCGGCGCGATGGTGTCCGTCGAGGCACGGGCACGAGGGTCTGGCGGACGCGTCGTCGCGGTGCGAGCGTGCAGGCGGCCCTGTTATGTCAGCGGTGTGCGCATCCGTGCGGGTGCGTGCGTGCCGTCCCTGTCCACGCCCTGGAGAACGACCGTGCCGACACCGGAAGAACTGCTCGACCAGCTGCACCTCGACCTCGTCGCGGCGGGCCACGATGAGGAGGGGACGGGGGTCGGCCGGCGCGAGTTCCTGTTCTACTCGCTGGTGACGGCTGCGGCGTCGACCTTCGGGGCGAGCGCGGTGCAAGCGCAGCGCGCCCTGGCCGCCGGCGGCGTCGCGCGGCTGGGTGCGATGGCACCGCTCAGTCTGCAGCAGGCGGCCGTGGCGCTGGGCAACGGCGAGGCGCCGGCGCTGCAGTTCCAGCCGTACCATGGGGGCACGGGGGCGCTGCTGGAGAAGCTGGTGCGGGAGCGTGGTCGCGCCGCCTTCGAGCGTGCGCTGTTCACGGTGCCACGGTTCACCGGCGCGGTGCCCACCGCTCCCGATGACATCTGCTTCCTCCCGGCGCATCGCCTCGCGGCGCTGATCCGTGAGCGGCGGATCACGTCGGTGGCACTCACCGACCACTACCTCGCGCGGCTGCAGCGGCTGAACCCGACGCTGCGCTGCGCTGTGACGATCATGGAGGAGTCGGCACGGCGTGAGGCGGCGCAGGCCGATGCCGAGCTGCGTGCCGGCCGGTATCGCGGTCCGCTGCACGGCTTGCCGTACGGGGTGAAGGACCTCTTCAGCACGCGGGGCGCGCCGACCACGTGGGGGGCGGCGGATTTCCGCGACCGGATCATCGACGAGGATGCCGAGGTGGTGATCCGGCTGCGCAATGCCGGCGCGGTGCTGATCGCGAAGCTGTCGACGGGGCTGTTCGCGCAGAACGACCAGTGGTTCGGCGGGCGCACGAACAATCCGTGGAACCTGGCGCAGGGGTCGAGCGGCTCGTCGGCGGGTCCGGCGTCGGCGACGGCGGCGGGCTGCGTCGCCTTCAGCATCGGCACCGAGACGCAGGGGTCCATCGTCTCGCCGGCCATCCGCTGCGGTGTGAGTGCGCTGCGTCCCACCTTCGGCCGGGTGAGCCGGCAGGGAGGGATGGTGCTGGCGTGGTCGCAGGACCGTGTCGGGCCGATCTGCCGCACGGTGGAGGACTGCGCGATGGTCTTCAACTCCATCCACGGCTCGGATGAGAAGGATCCGTCGACGATCACCACGCCGTTCCAGTTCAGCCGCAGCATCGCGCTCGCCTCGCTGCGGATCGGGGTCGACCCGAATGCGCCGGTGGAGTTCGTGGAGCGGCTGAAGTCGCTGGGGATGGTGCCGCGGCCGATCGGTGCGCGGCCGACGGTGGCGGGCCTGGCCGGCGGGGGTCTGAACGTGGAGTACGCGGCGGCGTTCGATGCGTACGTGCAGCGCAAGGCGGCGGAGATCGGCCTCGATCTCACCGCGCTGCCGGAGCCGCCGCGGCCCGGCACGGCGCCGGTCGCAGCGCCGCCCGTTGCGCCAACAGGGGCACCGGCGAACCCGATGGCGCCGGCCGACTGGAACCCGCGGTTCGTGAACGGGCGCACGGTCCGCGGCTTCGAGTTCCTGCAGAACCAGCGGCGGCGATACATGCTCGTGAGTGCGTGGGGCGCATTCATGAAGGACCTCGACATGTTCATCGCGGCGCCGGCCGCCGACGTGGCGGCGAATGCGCAGACGGGCCACCCGTGCGTGGTGGTGCCGTACCGCATCGGCGTGCCGGTGCAGGGGAACGCCGGGGCACGGCCGGCGGGCGCCGCGGCGCCGGCGCCGCTGGCACTCGCGCCACAGCCGATCTGCGCCGTGATCGTGGGTGCGCTCTACGACGACGACAAGATCCTCTCGGTGGCGCACCAGTTCCAGTCGCACACGGACGTCCACACGAAGCGGCCGGCACTCTGACGCCTGCAGCAACAGGGACACAACGACGGGGACTCATCGACGGGGACACAACGACGGGGACATGACGACGGGGACATGACGACGGGGACATGACGACGGGGACACCGTATTCGGTGTCCCCGTCGTTGTGTCGTGCACCCAAACAAATCGGGGACACTGAAAACAGTGTCCCCGATGCTGAGACAGCGCCCCCGTTCCGTCACATGGTGACCTTCTTCACCTCGCTCTTCGCCTTCGGGTCCAGCAGCGGGCGACGGGCGCGGAGGTGCTCCTCCATGCGCAGGCGCGGCACGCCCTCCAGCATCCAGTCGGGTGCCGGCTTGCCCTGCAGGAAGTGGTCGAACCACTCCTGCATGCGCACGGCGTAGTCCTTCTGGTTGATGGGACGCGCCAGGCCGTGGTTCTCGCCCACGTACTCCAGCAGCACCACGTCCTTCCCGAGCTCGCGCAGCGTGTTGTAGTAGGTGATGCCCTGGTTGAAGTCCACCGCGCCATCCCGGTCGTTGTGCAGGATCATGAACGGGATGCTCAGGTTGTTCGCGAAGCGGTTCGGTGAGTTGCGCAGGTAGGCGTCGGGGTCCTTCGCGTAGCTGGAGCGGAAGCGCCCCTGGCTCGAAATGAAGATCCCCTGGTTGGTGCTGCCGGAGTTCCAGTACACGGAGCTGAACATCGAGACCATGTCGGTCAGCGGCGCGCCGGCGATGGCGGTCTTGAAGAGGGTGGTCTGGGTGGCGATGAAGCTGGTCTGGTACCCGCCCCAGCTGTGCCCCTGCAGCGCGACGCTCGCGCTGTCCACGATGCCGGTGGCGATGGCGGCCTTCACGGCCGGCACCACGCACCAGACGGCGGACCGGCCGGGATCGTCCAGCTTGTAGGTGATGTCGGGCATGAAGTACGCGTAGCCACGCGAGGTGTACACGCTGGGGTTGGCATAGCGCGTGGCGTTGGGCTGCGCGTAGGCATGGAAGCCCTGCGACAGCCTCTCGTAGATGTAGGTGAGCGTGGGATAGCGCTTGCCCTCCTCGTATCCCGCCGGGAGGAAGAGGGCGCCCTGCAGGTTGTCGCCATCGTTGTCGCACTTGTAGCTCACGAGCCGGGCGCCCGCGCTCCACGCCACCTCCGCCTGCTGCGGGTTGGCATCGGTGAGGCGGCGCTCGTTGCGCAGCCCGCCGTCCGCGGCGTAGAAGTCGGGGAAGCGCACGAAGCTCTGGCGCGTGTAGACCCAGGTGTCGGCGTCACGCGCCCGGCGGTAGTCCACCTTCGCATCCTCGCGCGACATCACCCGCACGCCGCCGCGCACGGCATCGACGGCCACCAGCCCCTCCTGCTTGGTGCGTTCACCATACGTCTCGAGGAAGAGCGGGATCGCCAGGTCGATGCCACGCTCGCGCGGCATCACGGCCGCGCGGGCCTGATACCGGGTGCCGGTGGCCCGGCCATTGCCCGTGATGTTCACGGGCGCGCCGCCGTTCACCGGCACGCGCCACACGTCCCAGTTGTCGCGCAGGAACACCGACCGCGCATCGCGGGACCAGCCGAGCGGCGGGGCCGCCGGAGGCTTCACGACGTTGTGGTCATCCTCGTCGTCCCAGAGGGCCACGGGGATCGCGGCGGTCACCACCCGCGAGGTGCGCGTGGCGAACTCGTGGACGCTCCACTTGCCGTCGTCGTACCAGACGGCGCGCTGGCCATCCGGTGCGATGAGCTGCGCCAGGTTGCCGCCGGGGTTCTGGATGCCCTTCGCGACGACCGTGCGGGCGCCGGTCACCACATCGATGGCATAGAGGTCGCGCAGCTGACGTCCGTCCACGCTGGCTTGGCGCTCGTACGGCGTGAGGTCCGCGCCCAGCGCCCAGCGATCGCCGTAGCCCACGCCCACCGTGCGCACCGACGCGTCGCTGAGTTGCACGACCTTCGGGGTGGCCACGTGCCACGCCGCGAGGTGGCTGAAGCTGCGGTCCGCGGCTTCCTGCACCTGCTGCTGGCTCTGGAGCCGCGGGTCCTTCCAGTGCCAGAGGATGAGCGACGGGGTTTCCTCGTCCTGCTTCGCCGGCGCCACCTGCCCGCCGGCCCCGGCACCCGGCGCGGGCGCGCTCCCGCCACCTGCCAGCGGCGCCGCGTTCGTGGGGGGCAGGGCGGGGCGCGGTTCGCGGAGCCCGAAGTAGAGCACCGTCTGCTGGTCATTCCACTTCGGCGCTCGATCGGCGCTCACGATCAGCCCCGCCGACATTCCCGCACTGCGGTCCGTGATCGTGACACTGACCGGCGCCCGCGTGCCGAGGTGGGTCCAGCCGAGGATCGTGCTGATGGTGTCGCGTGCGGCCGTGTCGGCCACCGAACGCACCACCGCGAGCGCATCACCGCTGTCGGCCCACGTCAGGCGACGGTACTGCGCCTTCTCGCCGTCCAGCGCACGCACGATGCCGCTGGCGAGTTCGCGCACCTGCACGCCGTTGCCGAGCTGGTCGCGCGCATCGGTGGTCCAGGCCAGGAACTGCCCCGACTCATCGAAGCTGAACTCGCCCACGCCGGCCAGCGTGACCGGCGTGCCACCGGCGAGGTCCACCAGCATCACCACCGAGCCGCCCCCGGCTGGGGGCGTGGCGGTCGGTGTCGCGCCGGCTGGCGCGTCCGGCGGCGCGAGTTGCAGGGCAAGCACGTTCGAGCGGTCGCCCGCGAACCGGAAGCTCCGCACGCGCTCGAACTCACGCTTCGCGCCGGTGGCCAGCTCGATCACGCCCACCCGCGTGGGCAGCGTGCGGCGGTCGCGGCGCGCCTTCTTGGCACTGTCGGCCCTGGCGTAGATGGTGTACGCCGCCCACCGGTTGTTGCCGGAGATGACGACCGGCGCCGCCCCGCCGCCGAACCCCACCGGTGCCGGCGGTTCCCCGATGGGCACGCGCGTCTCGGTGGCGCCGGCCGCCGTGCCCCGGACCACGAACTCGGCATCGCCTTCGTTCGGGGCGAGGATGTAGGCCATCCATCGCCCGTCGTTGGAGAGCGCCGGGGACCGGATCCCCTTCCACGAGAGGAGGTCCTCCATCGTCAGCGGCCGCTTGCCGGCCACGCCAGGCGCCTGTGCCGCCGCGCCCGGCGCGGTGGCGAGGCAGGCGAGTGTGGCGGCCAGCGCGAGGATGGTGCGGCGTGGCGCTGGGAAACACCTGGTCATGCGTGGGCTCCGGGGCGGGGGGTCCGGCAAAGCTCGTCCCGGGTGTCGCCGGGGTCAAAGGGCGCGCCCCGGAACGCCGCCCGGTGTGCCATGGAATGGGTTGCCGCGCTGCGGCGGGGTCGTCATGCCCGGAGCACCGCGAGCCGTGCCGGAGCGGGCCAGTCCCAGGCCGGCCGTCGTCCGCGCCGCACCGGCTCTTCCACCGCACGCCCTCCGCAATGCCCCAGTCCCGACGTCGCCCCGCGCTGCCGCTGCCGCTGCTGCCCGCCCGGTTCGTCGGGACGGTGCGCCGGTTCTTCCGCGCCTACGAGGCCGATGAGTCGGACGCGCGGCGCTTCCGCGCCAGGCAGCTCGAGGCGCTGTTGCGCCTCACGCCGCTGGCGATGGCGGTGAACGTGCTCAACGTCGTGGTGATCGACTTCTCGGTGTGGGACACGGCGCCGACGACGATGATCGCGTCCTGGTCGCTGACGATCCTGATCATGGCGTACATGGGCGTGCGCGGCTGGGTGCAGAGCCGTGCCAGGGCGGAACGGGCCACGGCCTCGCGGCGTGCGCTGCGCCACGCGGCGATCCAGGCCGGCCTGCTCGGCGCGGTGTGGGGCCTGCTGCCGGCGCTGCTGTTCCCCGTGATCGACATCGACTCGAAGTTCTATGTCGGGCTGGTGGTCACCGGGATGATCTGCGCCGGCGGCTTCGCGCTCACCAGCGTGCCGGTGGCGGCCACGTCCTACGTGGTGTGCATCGGCGTGGGGTCCGTCATCGCACTCTGGTACTCGGGGCTCGAGTACGCGCACCTGTTCTCGCTGCTGCTCTTCGCGTACTGCGGCATCGTGATCCACAGTGTCTGGACGATGGCGAAGACGATCGGCGCGCGGCTGGTGGCCGAGGCGCACGCCGAGCGGCAGAACGAGGTGATCGGGCTGTTGCTGAAGGACTTCGAGGACCACGCCAGCGACCTGCTCTGGGAACTGGATGCGCGGGGACGCTTCGCGCACGTCTCGGTGCGCCTGGCGCAGGTGCTCGGCGTGACGGCGGAGCGGCTGGCCACGGCACACGCGTGGGCGGTGCTGCGCCGTCGCATGCCCGACGACGACACCGGTGTGACGCAGTGGGCGGCGCTGCGCTCGCACGTGACGGACCGCCGTGCGTTCCGCGACCTGCACGTCTCGATCACGCACGAGGGGCGCCGGACCTGGTGGGCGCTCAGCGCACGGCCGCTCTTCGACGAGCTGGGCCAGGTCACCGGCTGGCGTGGGGTGGCCACCGACATCACCGACAAGCACGATGCCTTCCGCAAGCTGAGCTGGCTCGCGAACAACGACAGCCTCACCGGCCTGGTGAACCGCCACCAGTTCCGCGAGCTGCTCCAGACGCTGCTGCAGGGGCCCGCCCCGGTCGGGCCGCTGGCGGTGGTCTGCTTCGACCTCGACGACTTCAAGCGCATCAACGACAGCCGCGGCCACGCGGCCGGCGACCGGCTGCTGGCCATCTTCGGCCAGCGGCTGCTGGCCGCGGCGCGGCGCAGCGACACGGTGGCGCGACTGGGCGGTGACGAGTTCGCGATGGTGCTGCGTGGTGCGACTGGTGAGGACGAAGTGCGCTCGCTGCTCGACCGCCTGCTCGCCTCGCTCGACGAGCCGTGCGACGTCCTCGGCCAGCCGGAGCAGCTGCGGGTGAGCATCGGCGTGGCACTGGCCCCGGCGGACGGCCACGACGTGGACACGCTGCTGAACCACGCCGACCTGGCGCTGTACGCGGCGAAGGACGCGGGCGGCCATCGCTGGTGCCTCTTCCACGCGGCGCTGGCCGACACCAGCCGGCGTCGCCTGGCACTGTCGCAGGCGCTGCTCGGGGCGATCGAGCGCGACGAGTTCCGGCTCGTCTACCAGCCGCAGATCGACGCCGAGGACCAGCACATCAGCGGCTTCGAGGCGCTGCTGCGCTGGGAGCATGCGGAACACGGGTCGGTGTCCCCGGAGGAGTTCGTGCCGATCGCCGAGGCGACGGGGATGATGCACGAGATCGGCGACTGGGTGCTGCGCACCGCGTGCGCCGAGGCGGCGAACTGGCCGCGCGGGGTGAGCGTCAGCATCAATGTCTCGGCGACGCAGCTCACCGGCGAGGGGTTCGTGGAGCGCGTTGCGGCGGCGGCGGGGGACCTGCAGCCGTCGCGCGTGGAGCTGGAGGTGACCGAGTCGGCGCTGATCGAGGATGCCGACGGCGCGGTGGGCGCGTTGCGCAAGCTGCGCCAGCTCGGCTTCCGCACGGCGCTCGACGACTTCGGCACCGGCTACTCCGCGCTCGGCTACCTGCGGCGCTTTCCGTTCGACACGCTGAAGATCGACCGCAGCTTCGTGCGCGACCTGTCCCGCGATGGTGAGGCGCAGGTGATCGTCGAGACGATCCTGGCGATGGCGCGCGCCCTGCGCATGCGCACGATTGCCGAGGGCGTGGAGCACCCGGTGGAGGCCGAGATGCTCCGGGAGCGCGGCTGCGCGGCATTCCAGGGGTTCCTGGTGAGCCGTCCGCTGCCGGCGGGGGATGTCACAGCGTTCGTGGAAGGATGGCGCCCGGTGCCACTGCGCGTGGTCGAGCCGGATGCACACACCGCCTCGGCGTGAGGGCGGGGCGCGCTCCGCGCCGCGACGTCATCGCCGCGACGTCATTGCCGCCAGCGCATCACGCATGGCCTGCCGCGTCACTGCGAAGGCCGGTCGCTCGGGGTCGAGCATCGTGAAGTGGTTGGTCGAATCGGCCACGACCACCCAGGTGCTGTCCCCGGCCGCCCGCGCCCGCGCCGCGTAGGCGGGCATCGCACCGGCCCCGGAGCCGAGCGCCGGGAGGCGCCAGTCGAGTCCACCGCGCACCATGGCCTGCGGTACACCGAGCGGCAGCCACTCCGACGGAGAGGCCAGTCGCCAGCGTTCCGGGTTGGACGATGGCACGCCGCCCAGCAGCTGCTCCAGAACGGCACCGCCGCAGATGCTCGTGACGCCGGCGTTCGCGGCGGCGAGGTCGCCGGGCCCGTCGAGCGCCACCACCGCGCCGAC
This window encodes:
- a CDS encoding EAL domain-containing protein; protein product: MPQSRRRPALPLPLLPARFVGTVRRFFRAYEADESDARRFRARQLEALLRLTPLAMAVNVLNVVVIDFSVWDTAPTTMIASWSLTILIMAYMGVRGWVQSRARAERATASRRALRHAAIQAGLLGAVWGLLPALLFPVIDIDSKFYVGLVVTGMICAGGFALTSVPVAATSYVVCIGVGSVIALWYSGLEYAHLFSLLLFAYCGIVIHSVWTMAKTIGARLVAEAHAERQNEVIGLLLKDFEDHASDLLWELDARGRFAHVSVRLAQVLGVTAERLATAHAWAVLRRRMPDDDTGVTQWAALRSHVTDRRAFRDLHVSITHEGRRTWWALSARPLFDELGQVTGWRGVATDITDKHDAFRKLSWLANNDSLTGLVNRHQFRELLQTLLQGPAPVGPLAVVCFDLDDFKRINDSRGHAAGDRLLAIFGQRLLAAARRSDTVARLGGDEFAMVLRGATGEDEVRSLLDRLLASLDEPCDVLGQPEQLRVSIGVALAPADGHDVDTLLNHADLALYAAKDAGGHRWCLFHAALADTSRRRLALSQALLGAIERDEFRLVYQPQIDAEDQHISGFEALLRWEHAEHGSVSPEEFVPIAEATGMMHEIGDWVLRTACAEAANWPRGVSVSINVSATQLTGEGFVERVAAAAGDLQPSRVELEVTESALIEDADGAVGALRKLRQLGFRTALDDFGTGYSALGYLRRFPFDTLKIDRSFVRDLSRDGEAQVIVETILAMARALRMRTIAEGVEHPVEAEMLRERGCAAFQGFLVSRPLPAGDVTAFVEGWRPVPLRVVEPDAHTASA
- a CDS encoding S9 family peptidase is translated as MTRCFPAPRRTILALAATLACLATAPGAAAQAPGVAGKRPLTMEDLLSWKGIRSPALSNDGRWMAYILAPNEGDAEFVVRGTAAGATETRVPIGEPPAPVGFGGGAAPVVISGNNRWAAYTIYARADSAKKARRDRRTLPTRVGVIELATGAKREFERVRSFRFAGDRSNVLALQLAPPDAPAGATPTATPPAGGGSVVMLVDLAGGTPVTLAGVGEFSFDESGQFLAWTTDARDQLGNGVQVRELASGIVRALDGEKAQYRRLTWADSGDALAVVRSVADTAARDTISTILGWTHLGTRAPVSVTITDRSAGMSAGLIVSADRAPKWNDQQTVLYFGLREPRPALPPTNAAPLAGGGSAPAPGAGAGGQVAPAKQDEETPSLILWHWKDPRLQSQQQVQEAADRSFSHLAAWHVATPKVVQLSDASVRTVGVGYGDRWALGADLTPYERQASVDGRQLRDLYAIDVVTGARTVVAKGIQNPGGNLAQLIAPDGQRAVWYDDGKWSVHEFATRTSRVVTAAIPVALWDDEDDHNVVKPPAAPPLGWSRDARSVFLRDNWDVWRVPVNGGAPVNITGNGRATGTRYQARAAVMPRERGIDLAIPLFLETYGERTKQEGLVAVDAVRGGVRVMSREDAKVDYRRARDADTWVYTRQSFVRFPDFYAADGGLRNERRLTDANPQQAEVAWSAGARLVSYKCDNDGDNLQGALFLPAGYEEGKRYPTLTYIYERLSQGFHAYAQPNATRYANPSVYTSRGYAYFMPDITYKLDDPGRSAVWCVVPAVKAAIATGIVDSASVALQGHSWGGYQTSFIATQTTLFKTAIAGAPLTDMVSMFSSVYWNSGSTNQGIFISSQGRFRSSYAKDPDAYLRNSPNRFANNLSIPFMILHNDRDGAVDFNQGITYYNTLRELGKDVVLLEYVGENHGLARPINQKDYAVRMQEWFDHFLQGKPAPDWMLEGVPRLRMEEHLRARRPLLDPKAKSEVKKVTM
- a CDS encoding L,D-transpeptidase family protein, which produces MRAAARMLVTVVLLAATPAVPLAAQSAVAVRAGMLRDRSTVPLATLEATRSGTRDAAAGGVDLATSLSRAYDRRGHAPIWLRQDAITDEARAMLHAISGVAARGLDPEHYDSASLATLVASGLTTAEERAAFDALLSAATLRLLHELRTGRVAASDAHLTLSLAPDSTDLAAVLLAIAGSTAPETLLDAQEPPHAAYHLLKQALAGYRDRASLDAASQAQASRIVLAMERWRWLPRRFAAPPIFINIPAYRLEAWRTSEDASDALVMDVVVGDALRHRTPVLADSVRFIEFAPYWNVPSSIANEELVPVGMRDPYLLTLNHYQILGARGRLLPMTRASVQAVSAGRASIRQLPGGTNSLGRVKFLFPNRFDVYLHDTPVQSGFARIRRDLSHGCIRLADPEALARLVLRGVAGWDSTAVRRAMAGRTPTRVDLAAPVPVYLLYVTAEARADGSVAFHDDIYGYDDELRGLMVRGRAHGPPAVIATAPDGSGAETVGTGHPAGGLPPGHR
- a CDS encoding amidase, giving the protein MPTPEELLDQLHLDLVAAGHDEEGTGVGRREFLFYSLVTAAASTFGASAVQAQRALAAGGVARLGAMAPLSLQQAAVALGNGEAPALQFQPYHGGTGALLEKLVRERGRAAFERALFTVPRFTGAVPTAPDDICFLPAHRLAALIRERRITSVALTDHYLARLQRLNPTLRCAVTIMEESARREAAQADAELRAGRYRGPLHGLPYGVKDLFSTRGAPTTWGAADFRDRIIDEDAEVVIRLRNAGAVLIAKLSTGLFAQNDQWFGGRTNNPWNLAQGSSGSSAGPASATAAGCVAFSIGTETQGSIVSPAIRCGVSALRPTFGRVSRQGGMVLAWSQDRVGPICRTVEDCAMVFNSIHGSDEKDPSTITTPFQFSRSIALASLRIGVDPNAPVEFVERLKSLGMVPRPIGARPTVAGLAGGGLNVEYAAAFDAYVQRKAAEIGLDLTALPEPPRPGTAPVAAPPVAPTGAPANPMAPADWNPRFVNGRTVRGFEFLQNQRRRYMLVSAWGAFMKDLDMFIAAPAADVAANAQTGHPCVVVPYRIGVPVQGNAGARPAGAAAPAPLALAPQPICAVIVGALYDDDKILSVAHQFQSHTDVHTKRPAL